The sequence TTCACTTCCAACTGCTTGAGGACGGAAAGACTCTCGGTTTCTAAATGGTTCATCACCTCTTTTCGACCATTCGTATCTGCACGGTTGCTAGCATCTAAACGATTCATACAATAGCCTCCTGGTTGTTCTCGCTGTCGACCGCAATAGTTCGACTTTCCACTGTAATGATTCGATTAGCCAATTCGCGAAGTTTAGAATGATAGCTCACCATCAGTATCGTGCGTCCTGCCGTCACTTCTTCTTCCAACACCTTAGCTAGGTTTCCAAGGGCATCTAAATCAAGCGAGGAATCTGGCCTTTCTAGCATGATAATGGGTTTATCACTTGCCAGTTGAGTCGCGATATTGAGCATTTTCACGTTACCCATACTCAGCAGAGACGCACTCGTATGGCCAATTTGTGTCTCTAGTCCATCGGGTAACCGAGTAATTTCTTTGGTTAAGCCCAAGCGTTTAGCATAGTCATTGGCGCTTTGTGTTCTCTCGGGATCAAAGCCACATAAGTTGTCGAGAATAGTCCCCGACACCAATTGCCCTTTCACGCCACAGTAGGCAGCAATATTGTTTACTGATGCCATAGAAACGGCTTCGCCATTAATGAAGCACTCACCCGCATTTAGATCATCAATACCTGCAATCGACGACAATAAATGACTGTTGGTGTGGCGATCCTCACTCTCTAACAATACCAACTCACCTTTATTCAGTGTGACATCTGCATGAGAGAGTTCACCGTATCTTTCAGCGGTCGCTTGCTTAATTTCCAGCGTCTCAAAGTCAGATAAAGGGGTCTCAGGTTGCTCAGAATCTGAAAACTCAGATAGTGACAAGTCATTCAATTTTTCTATTGCCTGATTGGCACTGTGTATTGAATTAAGCTTGATTCGAACCCCAACCAGTGCACTCAAAGGCGCAACCGCTCTGCCCGATAAGATAGAACATGCCGCCAACCCACCTGTGGTTAACTGACCA is a genomic window of Vibrio crassostreae containing:
- a CDS encoding ABC transporter transmembrane domain-containing protein → MPASSMKNKGVVGKVLLPSLLINLLSLAVPLTVLQIYDRILPNQSYGTATLLLAGATLAVAMEALIRFVRTWLLSAAASNTEKATYQTLVERVTNASSGHIRHLGVGGVEEGLGSVSKVKDWYSGGVIAGFIDLPFALIFLGLVAYIGGELVAIPLAVWLITLGIVWLSSIRVKSLSEEASRDDQDRKAFLILQSQTIQGIKRQAVESRIFNQFKSLNNVRSQSKAREEEQNAFAQECIQLAALATSVLLVITGSLWVLDGQLTTGGLAACSILSGRAVAPLSALVGVRIKLNSIHSANQAIEKLNDLSLSEFSDSEQPETPLSDFETLEIKQATAERYGELSHADVTLNKGELVLLESEDRHTNSHLLSSIAGIDDLNAGECFINGEAVSMASVNNIAAYCGVKGQLVSGTILDNLCGFDPERTQSANDYAKRLGLTKEITRLPDGLETQIGHTSASLLSMGNVKMLNIATQLASDKPIIMLERPDSSLDLDALGNLAKVLEEEVTAGRTILMVSYHSKLRELANRIITVESRTIAVDSENNQEAIV